One genomic region from Xylocopa sonorina isolate GNS202 chromosome 8, iyXylSono1_principal, whole genome shotgun sequence encodes:
- the Bre1 gene encoding E3 ubiquitin-protein ligase Bre1 isoform X4, giving the protein MSKRPADSGDSGSQPPIKKVQFEPILIGPISTLEEMDMKVLQFQNKKLAQRLEQRHRVEAELRQRIEQLEKRQMQDDAVLNVVNRYWNQLNEDIRVLLQRFDAETADESENKNESEATTSFLMQLSSWDKEELDDKLANRVQVSKRAVSKVVQAFDRLSQRNEKITLALKGEFDGEEAPNIDEVVRRANAEIQMENRNLQAINIQLHEKYHTISLKMSELQDTITGKDTLAAELRNQVDDLQYELNKVRARNDKLEHHLGEAIEKLKAFQQIHGTDEKGSNKPNTLVASSVSQTKLEDLQRELEETRELANNRLQELDKLHQQHRDALKEVEKLKMDIRQLPESVIVETTEYKCLQSQFSVLYNESMQLKTQLDDARQQLQSSKNAHLRHIEMMESEELMAQKKLRGECIQLEDVLAQLRKEYEMLRIEFEQNLAANEQTGPINREMRHLITSLQNHNQQLKGEVHRYKRKYKEASSEIPRLKKEIEELTTKLGQQTSQENKEGNNSDGSGKEEDASNSLPGSTQIKEESGVSIKRESGEEEVETIEVGEGEGNKGTPDSLTLTSPTLKKEKDIKREKDIKKEAIKTEHRDPAHRTKDTKVAESELVRDLKAQLKKAVNEMKEMKLLLDMYKGVGKEQRDKVQLMAAERKTRAELDELRQQIKKIQESKREERKKLADEDAQIKIKKLEEQAYTLQRQVASQKQEEEALLNEMEVTGQAFEDMQEQNSRLIQQLREKDDANFKLMTERIKSNQLHKLAREEKDVLKEQVSTLTTQVEAANVVVRKLEEKERLLQNSLATVEKELALRQQAMEMHKRKAIESAQSAADLKLHLEKYHSQMKEAQQVVAEKTSSLEAEAYKTKRLQEEIAQLRRKVERMKKIELAETLDEVMAEELREYKETLTCPSCKVKRKDAVLTKCFHVFCWDCLRTRYETRQRKCPKCNCAFGANDYHRLYLST; this is encoded by the exons ATGTCAAAGCGACCAGCAGACAGTGGGGACTCGGGTTCCCAGCCACCTATCAAAAAAGTTCAATTCGAGCCGATTTTGATCGGGCCTATCTCAACGCTCGAAGAAATGGACATGAAAGTTTTACAGTTTCAAAATAAAAAGCTGGCCCAG AGATTAGAACAACGTCATAGAGTAGAGGCTGAATTGAGACAACGAATAGAACAATTAGAGAAACGGCAGATGCAAGATGATGCGGTACTTAACGTTGTTAATCGTTATTGGAATCAATTGAACGAAGACATACGTGTACTGCTTCAGAGGTTTGATGCTGAAACAGCCGATGAATCGGAGAATAAAA ATGAAAGTGAAGCTACAACGTCGTTTCTCATGCAACTTTCTTCATGGGACAAGGAAGAGTTGGATGACAAATTGGCAAATCGTGTACAAGTATCTAAACGTGCAGTTTCAAAGGTTGTACAAGCATTTGATCGTCTTTCCcaaagaaatgaaaaaattaCCCTCGCGCTTAAAGGAGAATTTGATGGAG AAGAAGCACCTAATATTGATGAAGTTGTGCGCAGAGCAAATGCTGAGATACAAATGGAAAATAGGAATCTTCAAGCTATAAATATACAACTTCATGAAAAATATCATACTATTTCATTAAAA ATGTCGGAATTACAAGATACAATAACTGGTAAAGATACGCTTGCTGCCGAGCTTCGTAACCAAGTGGACGATCTTCAGTACGAACTGAATAAAGTACGTGCACGTAACGACAAGTTAGAGCATCATTTAGGAGAAGCGATTGAAAAGTTAAAAGCATTTCAACAAATACACGGTACAGACGAAAAGGGCAGCAATAAACCAAATACCTTGGTTGCATCAAGTGTGTCGCAAACGAAG CTTGAAGATTTGCAGAGAGAATTGGAAGAGACTAGAGAACTAGCTAATAATAggttacaagaattagataaacTACATCAACAACATCGTGATGCATTGAAAGAAGTAGAAAAGTTAAAAATGGAT ATACGTCAACTTCCAGAATCAGTAATTGTTGAGACAACAGAGTACAAATGTTTGCAGTCCCAATTTTCTGTATTATACAATGAATCGATGCAGTTGAAAACCCAACTAGATGATGCCCGTCAACAATTACAGTCCAGCAAGAACGCTCATTTACGTCACATTGAAATGATGGAG AGCGAAGAATTGATGGCACAAAAAAAGCTACGCGGAGAGTGTATACAGTTGGAGGACGTCTTAGCCCAATTACGGAAGGAGTATGAAATGTTAAGAATTGAATTCGAGCAAAATTTAGCCGCAAATGAGCAAACAGGCCCGATCAATCGTGAGATGAGACATCTGATTACATCTTTGCAGAATCATAATCAACAACTTAAAGGCGAAGTTCATCGTTATAAACGAAAATACAAAGAAGCTTCGTCGGAAATACCGAGG CTAAAGAAAGAAATCGAGGAATTAACGACAAAGTTGGGCCAACAAACGTCTCAGGAAAACAAAGAAGGGAATAATTCAGACGGTAGTGGGAAAGAAGAGGATGCATCGAATTCTCTTCCAGGTTCTACACAG ATCAAAGAAGAAAGTGGAGTCTCAATAAAAAGAGAGTCTggagaagaagaagtagaaaCAATTGAAGTTGGAGAAGGTGAAGGAAATAAAGGCACGCCGGATTCTTTAACCTTGACGTCTCCAACTcttaagaaagagaaagatatcAAGCGTGAGAAGGACATAAAGAAAGAAGCTATTAAAACAGAACATCGTGATCCTGCTCATCGTACCAAAGATACGAAAGTAGCGGAATCAGAACTTGTTAGAGATCTGAAGGCACAACTTAA AAAGGCTGTGAATGAAATGAAAGAAATGAAATTGTTGTTAGATATGTATAAGGGTGTTGGGAAAGAGCAAAGAGATAAAGTACAATTAATGGCAGCTGAACGAAAAACAAGAGCAGAATTAGATGAATTACGACAACAGATAAAGAAAATTCAA GAAAGTAAACGAGAAGAGCGTAAAAAGTTGGCGGATGAAGATGCACAAATAAAGATTAAAAAATTAGAAGAACAGGCGTACACGCTTCAACGTCAGGTTGCTTCTCAGAAACAG GAAGAGGAAGCTCTTCTGAATGAAATGGAAGTAACTGGCCAAGCTTTCGAGGACATGCAAGAGCAAAATTCCAGGCTAATTCAACAACTGCGCGAAAAGGATGACGCGAATTTTAAACTTATGACAGAAAGGATCAAGAGTAATCAGTTACATAAATTAGCTAGAGAGGAGAAAGATGTTTTAAAGGAACAAGTTTCTACACTAACAACACAAGTCGAAGCTGCTAATGTGGTCGTTCGTAAATTAGAGGAAAAAGAACGACTTTTACAAAATTCACTTGCTACCGTCGAAAAAGAATTAGCTTTAAGACAACAGGCGATGGAGATGCATAAACGGAAAGCTATCGAAAGCGCCCAATCTGCAGCAGATTTAAAGCTTCATCTTG AAAAGTACCATTCACAAATGAAAGAAGCCCAGCAAGTTGTAGCTGAGAAAACTAGCTCTTTAGAAGCAGAAGCATATAAAACAAAAAGATTACAG GAAGAAATAGCTCAGTTGAGACGAAAGGTCGAAAGAATGAAAAAGATAGAACTTGCTGAAACCTTGGATGAAGTGATGGCTGAAGAACTTCGAGAGTACAAAGAAACTCTTACTTGTCCTTCTTGTAAAGTGAAGCGAAAAGATGCGGTTTTAACAAAATGTTTTCACGTATTCTGTTGGGATTGTTTACGTACACGATATGAAACTAGGCAACGAAAATGTCCAAAATGTAATTGTGCTTTTGGAGCTAATGATTATCATCGCCTATATCTTTCCACATGA
- the Bre1 gene encoding E3 ubiquitin-protein ligase Bre1 isoform X2, producing the protein MSKRPADSGDSGSQPPIKKVQFEPILIGPISTLEEMDMKVLQFQNKKLAQRLEQRHRVEAELRQRIEQLEKRQMQDDAVLNVVNRYWNQLNEDIRVLLQRFDAETADESENKNESEATTSFLMQLSSWDKEELDDKLANRVQVSKRAVSKVVQAFDRLSQRNEKITLALKGEFDGEEAPNIDEVVRRANAEIQMENRNLQAINIQLHEKYHTISLKMSELQDTITGKDTLAAELRNQVDDLQYELNKVRARNDKLEHHLGEAIEKLKAFQQIHGTDEKGSNKPNTLVASSVSQTKLEDLQRELEETRELANNRLQELDKLHQQHRDALKEVEKLKMDIRQLPESVIVETTEYKCLQSQFSVLYNESMQLKTQLDDARQQLQSSKNAHLRHIEMMESEELMAQKKLRGECIQLEDVLAQLRKEYEMLRIEFEQNLAANEQTGPINREMRHLITSLQNHNQQLKGEVHRYKRKYKEASSEIPRLKKEIEELTTKLGQQTSQENKEGNNSDGSGKEEDASNSLPGSTQIKEESGVSIKRESGEEEVETIEVGEGEGNKGTPDSLTLTSPTLKKEKDIKREKDIKKEAIKTEHRDPAHRTKDTKVAESELVRDLKAQLKKAVNEMKEMKLLLDMYKGVGKEQRDKVQLMAAERKTRAELDELRQQIKKIQESKREERKKLADEDAQIKIKKLEEQAYTLQRQVASQKQNCVWFQEEEALLNEMEVTGQAFEDMQEQNSRLIQQLREKDDANFKLMTERIKSNQLHKLAREEKDVLKEQVSTLTTQVEAANVVVRKLEEKERLLQNSLATVEKELALRQQAMEMHKRKAIESAQSAADLKLHLEKYHSQMKEAQQVVAEKTSSLEAEAYKTKRLQEEIAQLRRKVERMKKIELAETLDEVMAEELREYKETLTCPSCKVKRKDAVLTKCFHVFCWDCLRTRYETRQRKCPKCNCAFGANDYHRLYLST; encoded by the exons ATGTCAAAGCGACCAGCAGACAGTGGGGACTCGGGTTCCCAGCCACCTATCAAAAAAGTTCAATTCGAGCCGATTTTGATCGGGCCTATCTCAACGCTCGAAGAAATGGACATGAAAGTTTTACAGTTTCAAAATAAAAAGCTGGCCCAG AGATTAGAACAACGTCATAGAGTAGAGGCTGAATTGAGACAACGAATAGAACAATTAGAGAAACGGCAGATGCAAGATGATGCGGTACTTAACGTTGTTAATCGTTATTGGAATCAATTGAACGAAGACATACGTGTACTGCTTCAGAGGTTTGATGCTGAAACAGCCGATGAATCGGAGAATAAAA ATGAAAGTGAAGCTACAACGTCGTTTCTCATGCAACTTTCTTCATGGGACAAGGAAGAGTTGGATGACAAATTGGCAAATCGTGTACAAGTATCTAAACGTGCAGTTTCAAAGGTTGTACAAGCATTTGATCGTCTTTCCcaaagaaatgaaaaaattaCCCTCGCGCTTAAAGGAGAATTTGATGGAG AAGAAGCACCTAATATTGATGAAGTTGTGCGCAGAGCAAATGCTGAGATACAAATGGAAAATAGGAATCTTCAAGCTATAAATATACAACTTCATGAAAAATATCATACTATTTCATTAAAA ATGTCGGAATTACAAGATACAATAACTGGTAAAGATACGCTTGCTGCCGAGCTTCGTAACCAAGTGGACGATCTTCAGTACGAACTGAATAAAGTACGTGCACGTAACGACAAGTTAGAGCATCATTTAGGAGAAGCGATTGAAAAGTTAAAAGCATTTCAACAAATACACGGTACAGACGAAAAGGGCAGCAATAAACCAAATACCTTGGTTGCATCAAGTGTGTCGCAAACGAAG CTTGAAGATTTGCAGAGAGAATTGGAAGAGACTAGAGAACTAGCTAATAATAggttacaagaattagataaacTACATCAACAACATCGTGATGCATTGAAAGAAGTAGAAAAGTTAAAAATGGAT ATACGTCAACTTCCAGAATCAGTAATTGTTGAGACAACAGAGTACAAATGTTTGCAGTCCCAATTTTCTGTATTATACAATGAATCGATGCAGTTGAAAACCCAACTAGATGATGCCCGTCAACAATTACAGTCCAGCAAGAACGCTCATTTACGTCACATTGAAATGATGGAG AGCGAAGAATTGATGGCACAAAAAAAGCTACGCGGAGAGTGTATACAGTTGGAGGACGTCTTAGCCCAATTACGGAAGGAGTATGAAATGTTAAGAATTGAATTCGAGCAAAATTTAGCCGCAAATGAGCAAACAGGCCCGATCAATCGTGAGATGAGACATCTGATTACATCTTTGCAGAATCATAATCAACAACTTAAAGGCGAAGTTCATCGTTATAAACGAAAATACAAAGAAGCTTCGTCGGAAATACCGAGG CTAAAGAAAGAAATCGAGGAATTAACGACAAAGTTGGGCCAACAAACGTCTCAGGAAAACAAAGAAGGGAATAATTCAGACGGTAGTGGGAAAGAAGAGGATGCATCGAATTCTCTTCCAGGTTCTACACAG ATCAAAGAAGAAAGTGGAGTCTCAATAAAAAGAGAGTCTggagaagaagaagtagaaaCAATTGAAGTTGGAGAAGGTGAAGGAAATAAAGGCACGCCGGATTCTTTAACCTTGACGTCTCCAACTcttaagaaagagaaagatatcAAGCGTGAGAAGGACATAAAGAAAGAAGCTATTAAAACAGAACATCGTGATCCTGCTCATCGTACCAAAGATACGAAAGTAGCGGAATCAGAACTTGTTAGAGATCTGAAGGCACAACTTAA AAAGGCTGTGAATGAAATGAAAGAAATGAAATTGTTGTTAGATATGTATAAGGGTGTTGGGAAAGAGCAAAGAGATAAAGTACAATTAATGGCAGCTGAACGAAAAACAAGAGCAGAATTAGATGAATTACGACAACAGATAAAGAAAATTCAA GAAAGTAAACGAGAAGAGCGTAAAAAGTTGGCGGATGAAGATGCACAAATAAAGATTAAAAAATTAGAAGAACAGGCGTACACGCTTCAACGTCAGGTTGCTTCTCAGAAACAG AATTGTGTGTGGTTTCAGGAAGAGGAAGCTCTTCTGAATGAAATGGAAGTAACTGGCCAAGCTTTCGAGGACATGCAAGAGCAAAATTCCAGGCTAATTCAACAACTGCGCGAAAAGGATGACGCGAATTTTAAACTTATGACAGAAAGGATCAAGAGTAATCAGTTACATAAATTAGCTAGAGAGGAGAAAGATGTTTTAAAGGAACAAGTTTCTACACTAACAACACAAGTCGAAGCTGCTAATGTGGTCGTTCGTAAATTAGAGGAAAAAGAACGACTTTTACAAAATTCACTTGCTACCGTCGAAAAAGAATTAGCTTTAAGACAACAGGCGATGGAGATGCATAAACGGAAAGCTATCGAAAGCGCCCAATCTGCAGCAGATTTAAAGCTTCATCTTG AAAAGTACCATTCACAAATGAAAGAAGCCCAGCAAGTTGTAGCTGAGAAAACTAGCTCTTTAGAAGCAGAAGCATATAAAACAAAAAGATTACAG GAAGAAATAGCTCAGTTGAGACGAAAGGTCGAAAGAATGAAAAAGATAGAACTTGCTGAAACCTTGGATGAAGTGATGGCTGAAGAACTTCGAGAGTACAAAGAAACTCTTACTTGTCCTTCTTGTAAAGTGAAGCGAAAAGATGCGGTTTTAACAAAATGTTTTCACGTATTCTGTTGGGATTGTTTACGTACACGATATGAAACTAGGCAACGAAAATGTCCAAAATGTAATTGTGCTTTTGGAGCTAATGATTATCATCGCCTATATCTTTCCACATGA
- the Bre1 gene encoding E3 ubiquitin-protein ligase Bre1 isoform X3 produces MSKRPADSGDSGSQPPIKKVQFEPILIGPISTLEEMDMKVLQFQNKKLAQRLEQRHRVEAELRQRIEQLEKRQMQDDAVLNVVNRYWNQLNEDIRVLLQRFDAETADESENKNESEATTSFLMQLSSWDKEELDDKLANRVQVSKRAVSKVVQAFDRLSQRNEKITLALKGEFDGEEAPNIDEVVRRANAEIQMENRNLQAINIQLHEKYHTISLKMSELQDTITGKDTLAAELRNQVDDLQYELNKVRARNDKLEHHLGEAIEKLKAFQQIHGTDEKGSNKPNTLVASSVSQTKLEDLQRELEETRELANNRLQELDKLHQQHRDALKEVEKLKMDIRQLPESVIVETTEYKCLQSQFSVLYNESMQLKTQLDDARQQLQSSKNAHLRHIEMMEASSEELMAQKKLRGECIQLEDVLAQLRKEYEMLRIEFEQNLAANEQTGPINREMRHLITSLQNHNQQLKGEVHRYKRKYKEASSEIPRLKKEIEELTTKLGQQTSQENKEGNNSDGSGKEEDASNSLPGSTQIKEESGVSIKRESGEEEVETIEVGEGEGNKGTPDSLTLTSPTLKKEKDIKREKDIKKEAIKTEHRDPAHRTKDTKVAESELVRDLKAQLKKAVNEMKEMKLLLDMYKGVGKEQRDKVQLMAAERKTRAELDELRQQIKKIQESKREERKKLADEDAQIKIKKLEEQAYTLQRQVASQKQEEEALLNEMEVTGQAFEDMQEQNSRLIQQLREKDDANFKLMTERIKSNQLHKLAREEKDVLKEQVSTLTTQVEAANVVVRKLEEKERLLQNSLATVEKELALRQQAMEMHKRKAIESAQSAADLKLHLEKYHSQMKEAQQVVAEKTSSLEAEAYKTKRLQEEIAQLRRKVERMKKIELAETLDEVMAEELREYKETLTCPSCKVKRKDAVLTKCFHVFCWDCLRTRYETRQRKCPKCNCAFGANDYHRLYLST; encoded by the exons ATGTCAAAGCGACCAGCAGACAGTGGGGACTCGGGTTCCCAGCCACCTATCAAAAAAGTTCAATTCGAGCCGATTTTGATCGGGCCTATCTCAACGCTCGAAGAAATGGACATGAAAGTTTTACAGTTTCAAAATAAAAAGCTGGCCCAG AGATTAGAACAACGTCATAGAGTAGAGGCTGAATTGAGACAACGAATAGAACAATTAGAGAAACGGCAGATGCAAGATGATGCGGTACTTAACGTTGTTAATCGTTATTGGAATCAATTGAACGAAGACATACGTGTACTGCTTCAGAGGTTTGATGCTGAAACAGCCGATGAATCGGAGAATAAAA ATGAAAGTGAAGCTACAACGTCGTTTCTCATGCAACTTTCTTCATGGGACAAGGAAGAGTTGGATGACAAATTGGCAAATCGTGTACAAGTATCTAAACGTGCAGTTTCAAAGGTTGTACAAGCATTTGATCGTCTTTCCcaaagaaatgaaaaaattaCCCTCGCGCTTAAAGGAGAATTTGATGGAG AAGAAGCACCTAATATTGATGAAGTTGTGCGCAGAGCAAATGCTGAGATACAAATGGAAAATAGGAATCTTCAAGCTATAAATATACAACTTCATGAAAAATATCATACTATTTCATTAAAA ATGTCGGAATTACAAGATACAATAACTGGTAAAGATACGCTTGCTGCCGAGCTTCGTAACCAAGTGGACGATCTTCAGTACGAACTGAATAAAGTACGTGCACGTAACGACAAGTTAGAGCATCATTTAGGAGAAGCGATTGAAAAGTTAAAAGCATTTCAACAAATACACGGTACAGACGAAAAGGGCAGCAATAAACCAAATACCTTGGTTGCATCAAGTGTGTCGCAAACGAAG CTTGAAGATTTGCAGAGAGAATTGGAAGAGACTAGAGAACTAGCTAATAATAggttacaagaattagataaacTACATCAACAACATCGTGATGCATTGAAAGAAGTAGAAAAGTTAAAAATGGAT ATACGTCAACTTCCAGAATCAGTAATTGTTGAGACAACAGAGTACAAATGTTTGCAGTCCCAATTTTCTGTATTATACAATGAATCGATGCAGTTGAAAACCCAACTAGATGATGCCCGTCAACAATTACAGTCCAGCAAGAACGCTCATTTACGTCACATTGAAATGATGGAGGCAAGT AGCGAAGAATTGATGGCACAAAAAAAGCTACGCGGAGAGTGTATACAGTTGGAGGACGTCTTAGCCCAATTACGGAAGGAGTATGAAATGTTAAGAATTGAATTCGAGCAAAATTTAGCCGCAAATGAGCAAACAGGCCCGATCAATCGTGAGATGAGACATCTGATTACATCTTTGCAGAATCATAATCAACAACTTAAAGGCGAAGTTCATCGTTATAAACGAAAATACAAAGAAGCTTCGTCGGAAATACCGAGG CTAAAGAAAGAAATCGAGGAATTAACGACAAAGTTGGGCCAACAAACGTCTCAGGAAAACAAAGAAGGGAATAATTCAGACGGTAGTGGGAAAGAAGAGGATGCATCGAATTCTCTTCCAGGTTCTACACAG ATCAAAGAAGAAAGTGGAGTCTCAATAAAAAGAGAGTCTggagaagaagaagtagaaaCAATTGAAGTTGGAGAAGGTGAAGGAAATAAAGGCACGCCGGATTCTTTAACCTTGACGTCTCCAACTcttaagaaagagaaagatatcAAGCGTGAGAAGGACATAAAGAAAGAAGCTATTAAAACAGAACATCGTGATCCTGCTCATCGTACCAAAGATACGAAAGTAGCGGAATCAGAACTTGTTAGAGATCTGAAGGCACAACTTAA AAAGGCTGTGAATGAAATGAAAGAAATGAAATTGTTGTTAGATATGTATAAGGGTGTTGGGAAAGAGCAAAGAGATAAAGTACAATTAATGGCAGCTGAACGAAAAACAAGAGCAGAATTAGATGAATTACGACAACAGATAAAGAAAATTCAA GAAAGTAAACGAGAAGAGCGTAAAAAGTTGGCGGATGAAGATGCACAAATAAAGATTAAAAAATTAGAAGAACAGGCGTACACGCTTCAACGTCAGGTTGCTTCTCAGAAACAG GAAGAGGAAGCTCTTCTGAATGAAATGGAAGTAACTGGCCAAGCTTTCGAGGACATGCAAGAGCAAAATTCCAGGCTAATTCAACAACTGCGCGAAAAGGATGACGCGAATTTTAAACTTATGACAGAAAGGATCAAGAGTAATCAGTTACATAAATTAGCTAGAGAGGAGAAAGATGTTTTAAAGGAACAAGTTTCTACACTAACAACACAAGTCGAAGCTGCTAATGTGGTCGTTCGTAAATTAGAGGAAAAAGAACGACTTTTACAAAATTCACTTGCTACCGTCGAAAAAGAATTAGCTTTAAGACAACAGGCGATGGAGATGCATAAACGGAAAGCTATCGAAAGCGCCCAATCTGCAGCAGATTTAAAGCTTCATCTTG AAAAGTACCATTCACAAATGAAAGAAGCCCAGCAAGTTGTAGCTGAGAAAACTAGCTCTTTAGAAGCAGAAGCATATAAAACAAAAAGATTACAG GAAGAAATAGCTCAGTTGAGACGAAAGGTCGAAAGAATGAAAAAGATAGAACTTGCTGAAACCTTGGATGAAGTGATGGCTGAAGAACTTCGAGAGTACAAAGAAACTCTTACTTGTCCTTCTTGTAAAGTGAAGCGAAAAGATGCGGTTTTAACAAAATGTTTTCACGTATTCTGTTGGGATTGTTTACGTACACGATATGAAACTAGGCAACGAAAATGTCCAAAATGTAATTGTGCTTTTGGAGCTAATGATTATCATCGCCTATATCTTTCCACATGA